The genomic DNA AACCGGCCTGTTCAGCAGTTGGGGCGAAGATGGCCCGCCGAGCGTTTGGACCGCGGAGGGACTCGGCGAAGGTTATGCCAGCGTCTCGGTCGTCGACGGAACGATCTACACGACGGGTAACTTCGAAGACGGGCAAGCTGTGGTTGCGATCGATGCCAACAGCGGCAAGCGTCTGTGGAAACAAAGCGTCACCAAATCCGAACCGAAACACAGCTACGAAGGCAGCCGTTCGACGCCGTCGGTCGATGGCGATCGGTTGTACGTCGTGTCGAGCGACGGCGCGATCGTCTGTCTCGATCGAGCCGATGGATCGATTCGCTGGCAACGTGAATTCAGCGACTGGAAAGGCAAGATGATGAGCTCATGGGGATTCAGTGAATCTCCATTGGTCGACGGCGAGCGAGTCCTCTGCACTCCCGGCGGTCCACAGGGATTGGTCGTGGCGCTGAACAAGATGAATGGCGAAGAGATCTGGCGGTCGCAACTCGAAGCGTCCGACGACGATTCGCTAAAAGACGGCGCCGGTTATTCGTCGATCATGATCAGCAATGGCGGTGGCGTTAAACAATACGTCCAACTGGTCGGACGCGGCTTGGTCGGAATCCGTGCCAGTGACGGAAAACAACTGTGGCGTTATGCTCGCGTTGGCAACACCACCGCCAACATCCCGACTCCTTTGATCGACGGCGATCAAGTCTTCACCAGCACCGCTTACGGAACCGGATCGGCGCTGCTGAAGCTGAAATCCGATGGAGCTGGCGGCGTCGATGCCGAAGAAATCTATTGGCTCGAAGCCAACCAACTGCAGAACAAACATGGTGGGATGATTCTTATCGACGGCCACATCTACTGTGGCACCGGCAATGGCAACGGGCTGCCGATCTGCGTCGAGATGAAAACGGGCGAGATCGCCTGGGGACCCGAACGTGGGAAAGGCAAAGGCGAAACCAGTCTGGTCTATGCCGATGATCACATCGTGATGCGGCGCGACGACGGGACCGTGATGCTGTTGCGAGCGACGCCCGAGAAAATGGACGTCTTGAATTCGTTTAAACCAGCGTTTCAACAAGGCAAAAGCTGGTCTCACCCGGTGATCAGCGGCGGCCGTTTGTACTTGCGAGAACAAGACAAACTGATGTGCTTTAACCTGGTTAAAGGTGCCTAGTTAAAGACAGCTGGCACAAGAGCCTCGCACATGCGAGGCCACAGAGGTTCGCGTCGGTTCTAGCGGACCGACGCCGACAAACGATCCGACAGTTGATCGGATCCAAACTGCTTTGCGACGCAACTGCTTAGCGACGCAACTGCTTAGCGTCGCAACTGCTTAATGCGAGTTGGGCTGAGGCTTTTTGGTCGTCTGTTTCGTCGACAGTTGCACCATCGCGGCGACCACTCGCCCAAGCATACCGGCTTGGATAAACGCCAGCCCGACCAAGCCCACCCCGATGATCACCGACTTCACGATCCCGTACGACGGCGGCGCGGCGAGCAACATAAAGTAGGCGAAGAAAAACAGGCCCGATGAGAAATACATCCCGCCCCACGGTTCCATGCAGCGTTCGAACGATTTGATCACGTTTTGCGAATAGACGCCAAAGACCGTCTTGTTTTCGAGCATCGACAACAACACGACCGGCATCAGGCCCCAGACGCTGATCATGACAAAGACGCCCCAGAACAGCGTCAACGGCTCGCCGATGATCGAACCGGCCAGCTGACCTGGAATCGAAGCAACCAATGCTGCAACCAACACCATCAGCCCGCTTGGCAGTCCGCCGGCGGAAACTTCATAAGGCCAGCGAGGTTCACCCTCCTCGTCGGCGGTGGCTCGCGACATGACCGAAAGATAACGCGATCCCAACAGAATCCCACAGACGCCAAGCGCCGCTGCCCCAACGATCGCCGAAACGAAGGCACCCGCCGATTGAGCCAAGTACCAAACGATCAATCCACCGCTGCAAACAGCGGCGACGATCGATAACTGCATGACGACGTTGGGATCGGTGAAGACGGAAAAGACATCGCGAAACCAACCGGCGACGTCGGGATTCTCGTACAGTTTGTCGAGATCCTCATCCATTTGAGTCGATTCGGCGTCGCGCAACAGATCCGCGGCAGATTTATTGAACGGGGAATCTTGGCGGTCGGGACGATGGACCGAGTCGCGAAGTTCAAACGTCGCGGCCGACTCCATCGATGGACTGTATTTCGGAACGACCTTCGGCGGATCGGGAACGGTGATCATCGAAGTGCAATCGCCGCACTTGATCCGATTTCCCGTTTGACTCGGCTTGGCGTAGTGCGCCGATTCACAAACCGGGCAGGGAAAACGAAACTCCGTCTCGGGAACCTCGGGCATCGCGTCGGGGACGACATCTTCGGTCCCCAACCAATCATCGAGCGACGTGTTTTGCCGTCGCGGTGCTTCGGACAGGGAGAGCGAAAAGGGATCGGAATCCTGCGAGTCGTCATCAGATGAAAAGAGATCATCCGACGCGTTGTCGGCTGCCGGAATCGATTGAGCCAGCTTGGCGAGCGGATCGTCCGCGTCGACCGCTGCTGGCTCGACCGCTGACTTAGCCTTCGTTTTCGCCGACGGGGGCGCCGCTGGCTGATCATCGACAACGGGGGCGACGGGGGCCGCCGCAGGAGGAACCGACAGAGGCTTGTCCATCGGCGGCGCGGTGGCAGGTTCGTCGGCGACCGGATCGCCGAGGTTGAACCAATCGTCGTCATCGCTAGCGGTCGCGGTGATCCCCGGCACTTTAAACGTGCTGCTGCACTTGGGACAACGAACGCGCGAACCGGCCATCTGCTGACCGGCTCGCACCGCTGCGTGACATTTTGGACAATTTACAACTTGGGGGCTGTCGCTCACCGCGACCTCTCAATCGTGATTACCCTTCCATGACTTCGCTTTCGCGGGCCTTGGCAACTTCGCCAATCTGACTTTCATACTTTTTGGTCAGATCCTGAATTTCGTTTTTGACGCGATCGCGATCATCTTCGCTCATCGTCTTATCTTTCTCTTCGCCATCGGCTGCCTTGTTGGCATCGCGGCGGATGTTGCGGATCGAAACCTTCGCTTCTTCGGAAAGCTCTTTGATCCGGGCAACCATCTTCTTACGAACTTCGGTCGACAAAGGTGGGACGTTCAGACGGATCATGTGGCCGTCGTTTTGCGGGTTCAGACCGAGGTCGCCCGCAACGATCGCCTTTTCAATCTCTTTGATCGTCGATTGATCGTAGGGCCGAATCACAATCTGCTGTGGCTCGGGAGTGCCGATCGAAGCGAGTTGTTTAAGCGGAGTCTGTGAACCGTAGACTTCGACACGGATCGAATCGACGAGACCAGGCGTGGCGCGACCGGTGCGAATGCCCGTCAGGCTGTGCTTGAGGTGAGCAACCGCTTTTTCCATGCGTTCTTCGGCATCGAGTTGAATTTCTTCCGCAGACATCGATCGTAACCTTTCCTTGCGAACATAACTTTGATTTATCGATCGTGGCGCCGCGCGACGGTGCATCGGACGCCACCGGATCGTGCGAGCGTGAACAACGCTCTATCTTAGCCGCCCGCTGTAGCAGCGGGAACTAGTGTGGCAAAAATGCCTAGAGCAAATCGGTGTTTGATTTTAGGTAGATCTGTGGTGCGTTGGCAGTTCCCACGAGAACTCGCCACAACCGCATCGCGATGATTTTCCTAGGTTGGCAAACGGATTTGACCCTGCAATTTCTGCCGCTGGCGAACGGTTTCGCCCGCGGTGTCGAGACGGCCCGTCGGCGGGCCCCCTCGGAAGCTACTGAATCGAAAAAGCCTCGGTCACTTGAAGCGACCGAGGCTCTTTTGGATTGGAGGTGTGTATGCGATGTCTATCGGCTCACCAACGGTGTGAGTTACATAGGCCGCGCGGCACACTCGGTTCCGATTTACATTCCGCAACCGCAAGCTGGTTCGCAACCGCAAGCTGGCTCGAAGCCACATGCTGGTTCGCAACCGCAAGCTGGTTCGCAGCAGTTGTTGCTCTTCTTGAAGATCTTGCCGAACAAACCGCTCAGGCAGCACTTCTTCTTAGGTGCACAGCAAGCGTCGATGCCGCAAGCTGGTTCGCAACCGCAAGCTGGTTCGCAGCTGTAGACAGTTTCGCAACCGCAAGCTGGCTCGATGCCACATGCTGGTTCGCAGCAGTTGTTCTTCTTGAAGACCTTGCCGAACAGGCCGCTCAAGCAGCATTTCTTCTTTGGGGCACAGCAGGGGTCAACACCACAGACTGGCTCGCAGCAAACTGGTTCGCAACCGCATGCTGGTTCGTAAGCACAAATTGGCTCACACGAATCGCATGGGCTGTCGCAACAGCTGTTTTTACCGAACAGTTTGTCCAAACAACCAAAGGCTTGAACGTTGGCAGCACTTGCACTGATGAATGCAACGGCCAGGAAAGCTGGTAGGATCATTCGACGCATCGCCGATCTCCATAATTTAAAAGCGTACGTAATCTTTCTCACCCACGCATGACCACGGCTTGTTCCAAACAACGATCTTTATCGACACTGCTGGAGGGCAGGAGGTGTCAGGTGCCAATCGTCGAGCGGTTCAAGACGCTGTTATGCGTCACACCGCGCGGTGCTTACTGAATGCTATCGACGCCGCAGGGGACCATTGATAGCTAAACCCTCCCGCTTTTCTAACCGGACGCCCTTTTGCAGTCGGATTCTCTTGCCAATAACGATCCTACCGATTATCCGCTACCAATTGCCTACCTGGCAGCCTTAACATTCGCCGCAGGAGACACCAACGGGCGGTATTGCCCGATAGCAAAGGGCAGAAATGCAAGCTATCGCGATCCGCAGCGCGATAAGAAGTCGGGCCAGACCAAATCGTTCAGCTTCTCGTCGGCCAAG from Rosistilla oblonga includes the following:
- a CDS encoding PQQ-binding-like beta-propeller repeat protein — encoded protein: MKKIVLSIATLFAISSLVIAEDWPQWRGQARDGKSSETGLFSSWGEDGPPSVWTAEGLGEGYASVSVVDGTIYTTGNFEDGQAVVAIDANSGKRLWKQSVTKSEPKHSYEGSRSTPSVDGDRLYVVSSDGAIVCLDRADGSIRWQREFSDWKGKMMSSWGFSESPLVDGERVLCTPGGPQGLVVALNKMNGEEIWRSQLEASDDDSLKDGAGYSSIMISNGGGVKQYVQLVGRGLVGIRASDGKQLWRYARVGNTTANIPTPLIDGDQVFTSTAYGTGSALLKLKSDGAGGVDAEEIYWLEANQLQNKHGGMILIDGHIYCGTGNGNGLPICVEMKTGEIAWGPERGKGKGETSLVYADDHIVMRRDDGTVMLLRATPEKMDVLNSFKPAFQQGKSWSHPVISGGRLYLREQDKLMCFNLVKGA
- the frr gene encoding ribosome recycling factor, translated to MSAEEIQLDAEERMEKAVAHLKHSLTGIRTGRATPGLVDSIRVEVYGSQTPLKQLASIGTPEPQQIVIRPYDQSTIKEIEKAIVAGDLGLNPQNDGHMIRLNVPPLSTEVRKKMVARIKELSEEAKVSIRNIRRDANKAADGEEKDKTMSEDDRDRVKNEIQDLTKKYESQIGEVAKARESEVMEG